CCAAACGCTTGGTTTTACTCTTTCCAAAAGAGCAGTAATCCCAAAACTGATTGTAAAATCTTCCATAAAGATCGAAGACAGCATTGAGAACTCAAAGAGTTACTATTTTGCGGAAGTTGAAGAGATCCAAAAATTCATAAGGCTCAGCAAAACCGGGAAGAAATATCTTTTTATAATAGACGAGATTTTCAGAGGGACTAACACTGTTGAAAGGCTTGGGATCTCCGCCGCTGTACTTAAGCAGCTATCTGATAGTAACCTGGTACTGGTTACAACACATGATATTGAGCTTCAGGACCTGCTGAATAATAGTTTTTCGATGTATCACTTTAATGAACAGGTGGAAGGCGAAAAGTATTATTTTGATTTCAGGATCAAGGAAGGTCCCTGCTCTTCCGGAAATGCCATAAAACTTTTGGAACTGATGGGTTATCCCGAACAGATTACAACGGAAGCAAAAAGATCAGCAGCAAAATAATAAGCAGCACAGGATATACAGTCTGAACATTTTATAAGCTCGCAGGGCTTTAGGCGGAGGCTCAAATCCCTTCGGGTTATAAGAATATTTCAAAAAAATGGGCCGGTTCTGCCTGGAACCGGCCTTATGTCATATCATAAATCTGCACTTTAGGAGATAATTTCTAATCATTTCCCCCTATAGCAAATGCTTACTGCCGCAAATTAACGAGGCATAAATACTTGACAATCATAAAACATATTTGAAGTTTTTTCAGATTAGTAGTAAAATTAAGGTCATAAAAAGATTGTTTACCTAACTCAATATCTTTTGGGGTGAACGTAAAAGCCCCGGTTATTATTTCATTAACTTCTTATATACAATTAAATGAGGTATGCTATGAACTTGACGAAGAAAATTATGACATTATTTATTGCCGTATCTTTATTTGCATGGGCAGGGTGCGGAGCAAGCAACACTGTTAAAGGCGGTGCAATAGGCACTGGCGCAGGAGCTCTTATTGGCGGAATTATAGGCCACGCAGCAGGCAGCACAACTACAGGTGCCATTATAGGCGGCGTTGTAGGCGGTACAGCCGGTGCTCTTATTGGCCATAATATGGACAAACAGGCCGAAGAACTGAAGAAAATTGAAGATGCAAAAGTTGAACGCGTCGGTGAAGGCATCAACATAACTTTCGATTCAGGCATTCTCTTTGCTGTTAACTCTGCATCGCTGCAGCCAAAGGCAAAAGAAAGTGTCCAGAAACTGGCCGATGTACTCAAGAAATATCCTGATACTAACGTAATAATTGAAGGAAATACAGACAATACAGGCTCGGAAGCGTTAAACCAGAAGCTTTCTGAAAAACGCGCAAAGGCAGTTTCTGATTATGTAACCACACTGGGTGTTTCAAGCTCAAGGCTTACAACAGTAGGAAAAGGCGAAAGCAATCCTGTAGCTTCAAATGACACTCCTGAAGGACGCGCAAAGAACAGACGTGTTGAAATAGGAATTGTTGCAAACGAAAAAATGAAAAACGATGCAGCAACAGGCAAATTAAACTAATAAGACATTTCTTTATACCCGGATCCGTTACTTACGGATCCGGGTATTTTCACTAAAATTACACTGTATCCGGCTCTTTTACAGTTTTCAGCAGCGGGACTGCTGAAAATATGCCTCATGCCCCAAGGGGTCCTGCTCCGGCTAAATCTCCTCACTTTTCCTGAATAAATCCAGCTAGTTGGTTTTGGAGGCCAATGATGTGCCGCCCGAGGGCGCTGCGAGCTCCGAAATTTTGCAGAACCTGAAACCCAGGGTTTTAGCTTTCCGGATAATTTTAACAAGCCTGTCGATGCTGGTATAAAAACGCGGGGCTGCAAACGGCCTTACTGTCGGCGTATGCCCGAACAAAATTACGAACTGCCCTTTGTTATAATCGCGCTCAAGTTCTTTGAATATATAGTCAATCGGGAAGAAATTATCGTCTATACCCAGCCCGTTTACAATGTTGGATTGATTAAATT
This DNA window, taken from Ignavibacteria bacterium, encodes the following:
- a CDS encoding OmpA family protein, whose amino-acid sequence is MNLTKKIMTLFIAVSLFAWAGCGASNTVKGGAIGTGAGALIGGIIGHAAGSTTTGAIIGGVVGGTAGALIGHNMDKQAEELKKIEDAKVERVGEGINITFDSGILFAVNSASLQPKAKESVQKLADVLKKYPDTNVIIEGNTDNTGSEALNQKLSEKRAKAVSDYVTTLGVSSSRLTTVGKGESNPVASNDTPEGRAKNRRVEIGIVANEKMKNDAATGKLN